Proteins found in one Chloroflexota bacterium genomic segment:
- a CDS encoding ABC transporter substrate-binding protein, with protein sequence MSLWRIGVVVIEMTLFASCATGSPTAPSVQSESRSPAAERVLTMSIALEPNYIAAFAPLPPAGATDFWQRMFNAFLDLYDGQGRPVPYLAEALPKLNTDSWTVLPDGRMETKYHLKPNLVWHDGAPLTADDFVFTYSVMAPSNGFRTATVPYNLMDDVVATDDRSLTIRWKSVYPDAGVLLLGDVKFGLVPLPRHILEKVFNQSIEAFQQDPYWSHEFVGAGPFKLDRWELGSYLEAVAFDQHVLGRPKIDRIRLLFVSDQNTAFANLLSGTTDVALDTISFAHFLQLKQEWAATHQGTAGFTVASFTAAYIQHRPDYVNPRALQDIRVKKALAYGIDKQTMADTVWAGELAVLDTIFDPRAEYYPSIDRAITKYSYDPRMSERLMNDAGYQKGADGFFASPAEGKLTFNLISPQTRAEPPVLAGNWRQAGFDIQEQPLSAVEERDPQLRSTFPALYVQASGLTEGQQIGRYRSSEIGTADNHWRGDNYTGWKNAAFDQLAEAFNVTLDPDERVRQRAEMAKIMSEDLPAIMLTDNPNPHAYLARVKNVTPSPPYHTTGRITWNIEQWELQ encoded by the coding sequence ATGAGTCTCTGGCGGATCGGCGTCGTTGTCATCGAGATGACCTTGTTCGCTAGCTGCGCAACAGGCAGCCCGACCGCCCCCTCCGTCCAATCGGAGAGCCGTTCGCCGGCCGCCGAGCGCGTGTTGACGATGTCGATTGCCCTCGAGCCCAACTACATCGCGGCCTTTGCTCCGTTGCCGCCCGCTGGCGCGACCGATTTCTGGCAGCGAATGTTCAACGCCTTTCTCGACCTCTACGATGGACAGGGGCGACCGGTCCCCTATCTTGCCGAGGCGCTTCCGAAGCTCAATACCGACTCGTGGACCGTGCTTCCGGATGGACGGATGGAGACCAAGTATCACCTGAAGCCAAACCTCGTGTGGCACGACGGCGCGCCACTCACCGCGGACGACTTCGTGTTCACCTACAGCGTGATGGCCCCATCGAACGGGTTCCGGACCGCCACGGTTCCCTACAACCTGATGGACGACGTGGTCGCCACGGACGATCGCTCGTTGACCATTCGCTGGAAGAGCGTGTATCCGGACGCGGGAGTGCTGCTCCTCGGCGATGTGAAGTTCGGACTCGTCCCGCTCCCCAGGCACATCCTCGAGAAGGTATTCAACCAGTCCATCGAGGCTTTCCAGCAGGATCCCTACTGGTCCCACGAGTTCGTCGGCGCCGGGCCCTTCAAGCTGGACCGATGGGAGCTGGGCTCCTACCTCGAGGCGGTGGCGTTCGACCAGCACGTCCTCGGCCGACCGAAGATCGACCGGATTCGGCTCCTCTTCGTCTCCGACCAGAACACCGCTTTCGCCAACTTGCTCTCCGGCACAACCGACGTCGCCCTGGACACCATTTCCTTCGCCCACTTCCTCCAGCTCAAGCAGGAGTGGGCGGCCACACATCAGGGAACAGCCGGATTCACCGTCGCCTCCTTCACTGCGGCCTATATCCAGCATCGTCCGGACTACGTCAATCCTCGGGCGCTCCAGGACATCCGGGTGAAAAAGGCCCTCGCCTACGGGATCGACAAACAAACGATGGCGGACACCGTCTGGGCGGGAGAGCTGGCGGTCCTGGACACGATATTCGATCCGCGGGCCGAGTACTACCCCTCCATCGATCGTGCCATCACGAAGTACAGCTACGATCCCCGCATGAGCGAGCGATTGATGAACGATGCAGGCTACCAGAAAGGCGCCGACGGCTTCTTCGCCAGCCCCGCCGAGGGAAAGCTGACGTTCAACCTCATCTCGCCTCAGACGCGCGCCGAGCCCCCAGTTCTCGCAGGCAACTGGCGCCAGGCGGGGTTCGACATTCAGGAGCAGCCGCTATCCGCCGTGGAGGAGCGCGACCCGCAGCTTCGCAGCACCTTCCCGGCTCTGTACGTCCAGGCGTCCGGCCTCACTGAGGGTCAGCAGATCGGGCGCTACCGCTCGTCCGAGATCGGGACCGCGGACAACCACTGGCGCGGGGACAACTACACCGGTTGGAAGAACGCCGCCTTTGATCAGCTCGCCGAGGCCTTCAACGTGACGCTGGATCCCGACGAGCGCGTTCGGCAGCGTGCGGAGATGGCGAAGATCATGAGCGAAGATTTGCCGGCCATCATGCTCACGGATAATCCCAACCCCCACGCCTATCTGGCACGAGTCAAGAACGTGACGCCCTCCCCGCCCTACCACACCACGGGTCGAATCACCTGGAACATCGAGCAATGGGAGCTTCAGTAG